The following proteins come from a genomic window of Candidatus Schekmanbacteria bacterium:
- a CDS encoding homoserine dehydrogenase, whose product MRDVKVGLIGFGTIGTGVVKILQQNKNIISDKLGTSIILKKIADLDINRPRSVKVDSSLLTADANEIISDPEIDIVIELIGGINPAKDFIIEALKKGKHVVTANKALLAEEGMEIFECAESVKRNIGFEASTGGVIPVVRAIKEGFASDEIRSVYGIINGTANYILTKMTNEGIDFAQALKEAQEKGFAEADPTLDISGGDSAHKIAILSMLAFGTKIEFNSIYTEGIERIASEDIKYAYELGYKVKLLAIAKNVNGEIDVRVHPTMITFENPLSNVSNEYNAVYIEGKNAGRNILFGKGAGELPTAVAVVSDVIDIARDVISGESGRMTPLSFKLNRIANKPLRAIDDVRSRFYFRFSVVDRPGVLSKISGILGKNDISILSVIQKGEKDGEKVSVVIMTHEALEKSVRKSLQEIDSLDVVVDKTISIRVEE is encoded by the coding sequence ATGAGAGATGTAAAAGTTGGACTTATTGGATTTGGAACCATTGGTACTGGTGTAGTAAAAATTTTACAGCAGAATAAGAATATTATAAGCGACAAGCTTGGCACATCTATTATTTTAAAAAAGATAGCAGACCTTGATATCAATAGGCCCAGGAGTGTCAAGGTTGATTCGTCTCTTTTAACGGCAGACGCAAATGAAATAATATCTGACCCTGAAATTGATATTGTTATAGAACTTATCGGAGGAATTAATCCTGCAAAAGATTTTATAATCGAAGCATTGAAAAAGGGAAAACATGTTGTAACAGCAAATAAAGCATTGCTTGCAGAGGAAGGAATGGAGATTTTTGAATGTGCTGAAAGCGTAAAAAGGAATATTGGATTTGAAGCAAGTACTGGCGGTGTGATACCAGTGGTAAGGGCTATAAAAGAAGGGTTTGCTTCTGATGAAATCCGCTCTGTTTATGGAATTATCAATGGAACGGCAAATTATATTCTTACAAAGATGACCAATGAAGGGATTGATTTTGCTCAGGCTCTAAAAGAAGCGCAAGAAAAGGGTTTTGCAGAAGCTGACCCTACACTTGATATAAGCGGGGGCGATTCAGCCCACAAGATTGCAATTTTGTCAATGCTGGCTTTTGGAACAAAAATCGAGTTTAATTCTATCTATACTGAAGGAATTGAAAGAATAGCTTCTGAAGACATAAAGTATGCCTATGAATTAGGTTATAAAGTCAAATTATTAGCAATTGCTAAAAATGTGAATGGCGAAATCGATGTAAGGGTGCACCCAACGATGATAACCTTCGAAAATCCTCTTTCTAATGTCAGTAATGAATATAATGCAGTTTATATTGAGGGGAAAAATGCAGGAAGAAATATTTTGTTCGGGAAAGGAGCTGGAGAACTTCCAACGGCTGTAGCTGTTGTCAGCGATGTTATTGATATTGCAAGAGATGTAATAAGCGGTGAATCGGGACGAATGACCCCTTTGTCCTTTAAACTCAATAGGATTGCTAATAAACCTCTTAGAGCTATAGATGATGTTAGGTCAAGATTCTATTTTCGTTTTTCCGTTGTTGACAGGCCGGGTGTGTTGTCAAAGATATCAGGAATTCTTGGCAAAAACGATATAAGCATTTTGTCTGTGATTCAGAAAGGTGAGAAGGACGGAGAAAAGGTTTCAGTCGTTATTATGACTCATGAAGCTCTTGAAAAATCGGTTCGCAAATCACTTCAAGAGATAGATTCGCTTGATGTAGTTGTTGATAAAACGATTTCGATAAGGGTTGAAGAATAA
- a CDS encoding cofactor-independent phosphoglycerate mutase, with translation MKYIVVLGDGMADKPLDALDGKTCLEAANTPNMDMIAREGICGLAQTIPDGMNPGSDVASLSVLGYNPADVYTGRAPLEAASIGVNLDDDDTAFRCNLVTIKDGKMDDYSAGHISTEEAAVLINDINAKISDKEVSFYSGKSYRHLMVYKKRFDNVRLTPPHDISGQEVINYIPKGEGSELLLGLMQRAFTVLREHPINKEREKRGDKPATDIWLWGEGTKPVIPLFKEKYGLEGSVISAVDLVKGIGIYLGFDVINVPGATGYIDTNYEGKAKYAIEALKNKDFLYLHIEAPDEAGHNGNLEDKVKAIEDIDSKVLSKILNEVSSLGKFRVLLMSDHPTPIEVRTHTSDAVNFAIYGEGIESNGTKAFCEREAGNSGLFFEKGYELMEFFLKNSL, from the coding sequence ATTAAATATATAGTTGTCTTAGGCGATGGGATGGCTGATAAACCCTTGGATGCCCTTGACGGCAAAACTTGCCTTGAAGCCGCTAATACTCCCAATATGGATATGATTGCAAGGGAAGGAATATGCGGATTAGCGCAAACAATACCTGATGGAATGAATCCGGGAAGTGATGTGGCAAGTCTATCTGTGCTCGGATATAATCCTGCTGATGTATATACTGGAAGAGCACCTCTGGAGGCCGCGAGTATTGGAGTTAATCTCGATGACGATGATACTGCATTTAGATGTAATCTTGTAACGATCAAAGATGGCAAAATGGATGATTATAGTGCAGGTCATATAAGTACAGAAGAAGCTGCCGTTTTAATAAATGATATAAACGCAAAAATATCAGATAAGGAAGTAAGTTTTTATTCCGGGAAAAGCTATAGGCATCTTATGGTTTACAAGAAAAGATTTGACAATGTTAGACTAACTCCTCCTCACGATATTTCAGGACAAGAGGTTATAAACTATATCCCTAAGGGAGAAGGGAGTGAGTTGCTTCTTGGATTGATGCAGAGAGCCTTTACAGTCTTGAGGGAGCATCCCATAAACAAAGAGCGAGAAAAGAGGGGCGATAAACCAGCCACTGATATTTGGCTTTGGGGTGAAGGGACAAAGCCTGTAATTCCTCTATTCAAGGAAAAATACGGATTGGAGGGCTCTGTTATTAGCGCTGTTGATTTGGTAAAGGGAATTGGGATTTATCTCGGCTTTGATGTTATAAATGTCCCCGGTGCAACCGGCTATATTGATACAAATTATGAAGGGAAAGCAAAATATGCAATAGAGGCACTGAAGAATAAAGATTTTCTCTATCTTCATATTGAAGCTCCTGATGAAGCCGGCCATAATGGAAATTTAGAAGATAAGGTAAAAGCAATTGAAGACATCGATTCAAAAGTTTTATCGAAAATTTTAAATGAAGTATCGTCACTGGGGAAATTTAGAGTTCTTCTAATGTCTGACCATCCGACACCAATAGAAGTAAGGACACATACCTCTGATGCTGTAAATTTTGCAATTTACGGTGAAGGTATCGAGAGCAATGGGACAAAAGCATTTTGTGAAAGAGAGGCAGGTAATAGCGGATTATTTTTTGAAAAAGGATATGAATTGATGGAATTTTTCCTTAAAAATTCCTTATGA